Below is a window of Mycoplasma sp. Mirounga ES2805-ORL DNA.
ATTTAACCTACATTGATAAAGTTAAATATTATTCTGAAAAAATGACTTCTAGATTTGAAGATAAAGAATTTTCAAATCATGTTTCTTATTCAAAATTATTCCCTGAAACTATTAAAATTAATGTTGCACATCACCCTAAAAACCTTTTAGAAGTTAGAAAAGATCAAAAAAATAATGTTTGAAGAAACATTAAAGATTTTTGAACTAATTTATTTATCAAAACTAAAAGATTATTTTCTGGTAAAAAGAACGATACGACAGTAGATATTGATGAATATATAAATAATGCAAGAGTTGAAAGCGTCTTAGGTGAAGATTTAAGAGTTGCTGCAGAAATTGAAGATATATATTTAACATTTAAAAATCCAGCTAATCCTAAAGAAAAGAATTTAGTTCTAAGAGGCCCATCATTAAAAATATATGAAGGTAAAGTTCATGCTATTATTGGTGAATCCGGTTCAGGAAAATCAGTAATTACATCACTTTTATATGGACTTACAGGAAACAACTCTATTATTGAAACGGGTAAAGTCAAACTATATGGACTTGAAGTTCAAAGTTACAATTTATTTAATTGAGAAAAATCTAAATTAAGAGGACGTGTAGTTTCTGCTGTTTTCCAAAACCCAATGTCTATTTTGGACCCTACAATGAAAGTTGGCAAGCAAATTATGGAAGGTATGCTTATCAATAAAATTGTTAAAACTAAAAAAGAAGCTTTTGAAGAATCTATTAAATATTTAGAATTAACTAAAATAAACAATCCACGTGAAGTTATGAATTTATATCCTCATGAACTTTCAGGAGGTATGATTCAAAGAATTGCTATAGCTGCAATTGTTTCGCTAAGACCAAAAATACTAGTTATGGATGAACCTACCACAGCTTTAGACCCAACAGTTCAAGCTTTAGTGCTTGATATTATTAGAGAATTACAAGAAAAATTTAAAATTGCTATTGTTTTTATTACACACGACTTAGGTGTTGTTGCATCAATAGCCGACTTTATAAATATTATGTATGCAGGTCAAATTATAGAATCGGGGACAAGAGAAGAGGTTTTAATTCACCCTCAACATCCATATACATGAGGTTTAATTTCATCTATGCCTGATTATAATCAAAAAGAAAAACTTGAAGTTATTAGAGGTTCTGTTCCTTCATCACTTAACTATATTCAAGGAGATTCATTTGCGGTTCGTAATAATTATGCGCTTGGACGTGATTTCACACAAGAAGCAGATATGTATCAAATAAGTTCAACACATATTGTTAAGTCTGCTCTACTAGACAAGCAAGCGCCTTTCTATGAACCTCCCAAATTAATCCAAAATCTTTGAAAAAGATATTTCAATAGACTAGAACAAGTACATGGTAAGAACTTTTTTGAAGATTTAAATAGTCAAAATTATATTTTTTGAAAAAATGAAGTAGAAAAACATAATGTAGAACTAGAATTATCGGGCGTAGTTGATTTAGCAGATTCTGAATCATCTAACGAAATTAAACAATCATTTACTGAAGAAGAAATTAATGAATACAAACATGAACAAGACAAAAACAACGAAAGTAAAGAAGAGAAATAAGTATGAATGAAAATAAACAAGAATACTATTGTGAAAAAGGAAAATTTAATAAAAAGATTTGTCGTCCTATAAGAAAAGGTGTTCATGAAATGTTAGATTCATCTTCAAAGAAAAAAATTGTTGAAATTAGAAATTTAGATATAGAGTATGGTTTCGGTGCAAAAAAATATACAGCTATTAAAGATATGAATCTTAATATATATGAGGGTGAGGTTTTAGGTTTAGTTGGAGAATCGGGTTCAGGTAAAACAACTACTGGTAGAGCTATTATCGGCTTAGTTCCTCATAATTTTGGGTATATTAAAATTTTAGATAGAGTAATTCCTAAAAATATTGACAAGGTTCACTTTGGAAAATATAAAAAAGAAACAATTGACTTTATGGTTAATAAAGTTCAAATGATTTTTCAAGATCCAACAAACAGTTTAAATCCATTTAAAAATGTTGAACAAGTAATTGGAGAGGGTTTAACTAATCTTAAAAGTTCAAAAGATATTTATCTATCAAACATTGACCAAGATACTTATTTAGAAATAAATAAAAAAATTAATGAAATTGATTCTAAAAATCCTTTAACTAATAATGTTTGAAAAGATATAAGAGATAATGAGAAAACTACTAAAGACCTCTATGATTTTGTTAATGTCAAAACATTAGACATCCTTAATGAAAGAGTTAAACAAAATAGTCAGTACCAAGAAATAATTAATTTTGTTAGTGAAAGAAAGCAATTTAGAGATGAAGAATCTAAGTTAAATGAAAAACAATGCAAACGTAAATTAATAGTTGATATTCTTAGTCAAGTTGGTCTAGATGAAACTGTCTTAAGTAGATTCCCACTGGAATTTTCAGGAGGACAACAACAACGGGTTGGTATTTGTCGTTCAGTTGTCTTGCAACCTAAATTATTAATAGCTGATGAACCTATTTCAGCTCTTGATGTTTCTATACAAGCTCAAGTTATTAATATTTTTAATGAATTAAAGGAAAGATACCATTTAACAATATTATTTATAGCTCACGATTTAAGAATGGTTGAATATATTTCTGATCGTATTGCAGTTTTAAATAAAGGAACTCTTTTAGAAATAGGTCCTACTCACGAAATTATGCATAATGCTCATCATCCATACACCAGAAGTTTATTAGAGGCAGTTCCTTCAATTGAAAGCAAAAAAGGTTCACTTATTGGTTATGTTTATGACGCTAACATGCACAATTACTCTCAAGAAGTGCAACCTTCATGACAAAAAATTAATGATGAACACTTTGTTTTAGCAACCGACGAAGAATTTAAAGAATTTAAAAAGCAAGCTAAATTAAATAATAAGTAATTTAAATAATAAAAACTAGCCAGTAAAATCAAAGCTAGTTTTTTTGGTTGTTTTATTAAGAATAAAATTGAATAATTGTTAAATAACCGATAAAGACAAAGAATAATCCATACAACATTGGATGAATATCTTTAAATTTTCCTTGCACAAATTTCATTGTAACATAAACTATAAAGCCAAATGCAATACCGTTTGATATTGAAAATGTCAATAACATAAAAATAATAATTGTAAAAGTACTTGCTGCAATGCTTATATCATCCCAATTAATATATTTTAATTGAGACATCATCATAATTCCTAATGTAAATAAAACCATGGCTGTAACTGCTGGGGAAGTTGCAAATATTGCAAAAAGTGGAAATAGAGGAATTGATAAAGCAAATAAAAATGAAATCATAATAGATGAAAGTCCGGTTTTTCCACCATATTCTATTCCTGCGGATGATTCAATAAATGTAGTCACAACTGGTGTGCCTAAAACTGCACCTCCAATTGTAGCAATTGAATCCGACATTAAAGCTCTATCCGCTCCTTCTAATTCTCCATCTTTATTTATTAATCCTAAAGGATTTGCAACTCCAACAAAAGTTCCTAAAGTATCAAATAGATCCAAAAATAAAAATGTAATAATAGCTGGCAAAATTGATATTTTTCAAAAACTTTTGCCATCAGTAAATATAGACACAAACCCTTTACCCACAATGTCTTTAAATGAACCTAATTCAGAATATTTAAATTGGCCGTTAAAGTCAAATTTAGGAAAGTTATCTATAAATGATCCATTTATTCCATAATATGAATAATTGATAATAGCTCCAACTGTAGCAGTTACTAAAATTGAAATAATGAAGTTAAATTTAATTTTTCTAGCATATAAAATAATTGATAATAATATTCCTCCTAAAGCTAATAAAGCTAAAGGTGATGCAAGATTCCCAAGTGTTACTGATGGTGTACCCTGAAAAACTAAAGTTCCGGGACCGGCTAGATGAATTGTTTTACCAGGATCAACTGTTATATTGTTTGCGGTGAAAGTATCAGTAGGTCCATTTGGTACAATAATCCCTGAATTTTGCAAACCAATAAAAGCTATAAATAAGCCAATGCCGGCTCCAATAGCTAATTTAAGATCTTTAGGAATAGCTTTAATGATTGTTTTTCTAATAGGTGTTAATGAAATTATTAAGAATAATAATCCAGATAAAATGCAAATTCCTAATGCTTGTTCAGCGCTGTAACCTCATTTAGCGGCAACAGTGTATGAGAAAAAAGCGTTAACCCCCATTCCCGGAGCTAAACCTAAAGGCAATTTTCCAAATAGACCCATTAGCATAGTTCCTAGAAATGCTGATAAAGCTGTAGCTAAAAAAGCTGCACCGTATTTCATATTTGCTCCGTGTGGATCTGATAAAATATTTGGATTAGCAATTAGAATGTAACTCATTGCCAAAAAGGTAATAAGACCTGAAATCAATTCAGTTTTAATATTAGATTTTCTTTCCGATATTTTAAAAAACTTATCAATTTTTTTAACAAAACTGGATTGTTTTTTATTTTTATTATCATTTAAATTATCACCGTTTTGTTTATTTTGATTTAAATCAATAGATGTTTCTTGTTCCATATTTCCTTTCTAAAAAATAAAAAATTCCCATTATTTAAAATGCGAATTACCTTGTATCCATACAAGGTCGGTGATTTATAGTTGAGCACTTAATTAAAACACCAAACTTGATTTTAACATGTGTTATATATTTAATATTCAATTACTTTTAAAAAAAATAATATTTAATAGTTATTGAAAAATAATGTTCCACATTTATGTTAGATATTAATTTTTATAATTGAAAAAAATACCGTATTGGCTATTTTATAGGCATATACGGTATTTTATTATTGGAATTATTTTTTTAATTGATGTAATTTTAATGATGCACTTCTTGCACATTCTCAAACAATTTCAGAATAAGTTGGGTGTGGGTGGATTGAGTATGTTAAGTCATCTACTGTCATATTCTTTTCAATTGCTAAAGTTAGTTCAGCAATGTAATCTGTTGAGTTAGCACCAATAAAGTGAGCTCCTAATATTTGACCATTGTCTTTATCAACAACTAATTTTGCAAATCCATCTGTGTGTTGTGAGGCAATCGCCTTTCCTAAATATCCAAATAAGTATTTTGATGTAAATACATCTTTTCCTGCTTCTTTAGCTTTTTCCTCAGTCATACCAACAAATGCAATTTCTGGATGTGTATATATGCAACCAGGAATTGGTTTTGTATTTGTAAATTTAGGTTTTTTATTTCCTAAAATATTTTGTACCGCAATTAAAGCGTGGTTATATGCAACATGGGCTAGCATAGCTTTTCCTGTTAGGTCCCCAATTGCATAAACTCCTTTAACATTAGTTTTCATTTGTTCATCAACAACAACTTCTTTTCTTTGCCCAATTATAACGCCGGTTTGTTCTAAACCTTCACTAACCGGAACACGTCCAACAGCTATTAAGTAAACATCAGATTTCACTGTTTTTACTTCATCATTAACTTTGTACACAAGTTCTTTTTTAGAATTTATTTCAGTGCTTGAAGCATTGAAAATAATTTCAACACCTGCTGCTGTTAATTTTTTGGCAATTTCTTTCGCAATATCTAAATCAATTCCAGGTAACAATCTATCCATATTTTGAATAATTGTTACTTTAGTTCCAACTGATGCAAATACTTGCGCAAATTCAACACCTATAACTCCACCACCGACAATAGTAATTGAGCTAGGTCTTTTTTCGCCATAATTAATAGCTTCTTTTGAAGTTAAAGCATTTTCATCATTGTATGATTCTTTAAAACCGGGAAGCATATCTAATTTTCTGTCTAAACTACCCATAGCCATAATTATATTTTTGCCACGATATACTTTGCCTTCAACTTCAACTTCATGTGATCCAACAAACTTAGCTTCAGCTTCAAGAATTTTACATTTTGAAGCTTTCATTAACATTTTTACACTACCTGATATTTTAGTTGTGATTCCTTTTTTGCGTTCGTGCATTTTAATTCATGTTTGATCATAGTCAATATTTAACTTATCAAAGTTACCTATTATTCCAAATCCGGCAGCATTGATAATGTTTTCTAATGTAGCTGTTGAAGCTAGTAATGCTTTAGTTGGAATACATCCAACATTTAAACAAACTCCACCCCAAAATTCTTTTTCTATAATTAATGTTTTTAAACCTGACTTACCAGCTTCTTCTGCCGCTAAATATCCACCAGGTCCAGAACCAACTACAATAACATCAAATTCTTCTTCAATTTGACCTTTGTATTCGATTCCATTGTCTGCAAAAGCTTTAAATTTTTCTGTCATAATATCCTTCTTTTATAATGTTTTTTTGTAGATAATAAATCTAATTCTAATTATAGTTTTTATTTTTACATATCTCTTGCATTTTTAATTTAAACTTACTAATTTCAAATAAAATGAAAAAATATTTATCATTTTTTATGTTTAATATTTTCTTAAAAACACAATTATTTTTTAAATAAAATTAAACATTTTTATTATATTTTTTTACTAAAATTAGCCGTCTAAAACACAGGTCATTATGATATAATTTTCTATATTTAATATATTATATTAACTATATATTCTTAAGGAGATATCAATGGCAAAATCAAATAAAAAAAATAATAATAAAGAACCTATTATTATTGATGAAAATAATGAATTAAATGAAGAATTAAATGAAGATTTCATTCCAGAAGATGAATTGTTTGTTGCGTTTAAACCAGTTGAAGAAACAAATGATCACGATGATGAGGAAGAAGAAGAAATTCCTCAAAATAAAGCAGAATATCAAGTACAAAGTCAAATTTTAGAAGAACCATTAAATGGGATTAAACCAATAGTTGTTCAAAATGAAATGAAAAACTCATTTTTAGAATATGCAATGAGTGTTATTGTTTCTCGGGCATTGCCTGATGCACGTGATGGTCTAAAACCAGTTCATAGAAGAATACTTTATGATATGAGTGAATTAAATATTACTCATACATCTCAACATAGAAAATCAGCTCGTATCGTAGGGGATGTTTTAGGTAAGTACCATCCACACGGTGATAGTTCAGTTTATGAAGCTATGGTTCGTATGGCTCAAGATTTTTCAATGAGATATCCACTAGTTGATGGTCACGGTAACTTTGGTTCAATAGATGGTGACGAAGCTGCTGCAATGCGTTACACCGAAGCTAGAATGTCTAAAGTTGCTTCAGAAATGCTTGATGGTATAAAAAAGGATACCGTTACTTTTGTAGATAACTATGATGGAAGTGAACAAGAACCTTCTGTTCTTCCTTCGAGATTTCCGAACTTACTTGTTTCTGGTGGTTCAGGTATTGCTGTTGGTATGGCCACAAATATTCCTCCTCACAATCTAGGAGAAGCAATTGACGCAACAATAGCCTTAGCTAGAAATCCAGAAATTACTATTGATGAATTAATGGAATATATACCAGGTCCCGACTTTCCAACAGGAGCAACAATTTTAGGAATTAATGGAATTAAAGATGCATACAAAACTGGTAAAGGATCAATTCCGGTTCGTTCAGTTGCTAGAATTGAAGAATTAAAGTCTGGAAAAAGCAAAATTATAGTTACAGAAATTCCTTATGAAATTAAAAAAACAGCAATTATTGAAAAGATTGCGGAACTAGTAAAAGATAAATCTATAGAAGGTATTGCTGATTTACGTGATGAATCATCTCGTGAAGGAATAAGAATTGTAATAGATGTTAAAAGAAATGTTAACCCTCACATTCTTTTAAATAAACTTTACCGTCAAACTAATTTACAAGTTAACTTTAATGCAAATATGGTTGCTTTAGTTAATGGTGAACCTAAAATGTTAAATCTAAAATCTGCTTTAGAAGTTTACTTAAAGCATCAAGAAGATGTTGTAACACGTAGACTACAATTTGATCTTAAAAAAGCTGAAGATAGACTACATATACTTGAAGGTTTAAAAATAGCTGTCGAAAATATAGATGAAGTAATTAAAATTATTAAATCATCAAAAAGCGATGCAGATGCTCAAGCTAACCTAGCTAAGAGATTTGATCTAACTGAAAAACAAACAAAAGCAATAGTAGATATGAGGCTTGGACGTCTAACTGGTTTAGCGATTGATAATATGTTAGAAGAAATGGCTAACCTCACTACTGAGATTGCAAGAATTAAAGATATCTTAAGTCATCATGATAAATTAATTGATTTAATTGTTGAAGAATTAACTGAGGTTAAAAATAAATATAATGATAAACGTAGAACAGCAATTGATGAAGATGCTCATGGAAATATTACTGATGAAGATATGATTCCTGAACGCGATGTTGTTATAACAACAAGTTCAAATGGTTATGTTAAAAGAATGGATTTAGAAGAATACAAAATGCAACGTCGTGGTGGTGTTGGAATGAACACGATGAAAACTTATAACGATGATGATATTGCCAATATTCTGACAACGTCAACTCATACTGACTTATTACTTTTCAGTAATCAAGCCCGCGTATATAGAATACGTGCTCATGAAATTCCTGAATTGTCACGTCAATCAAAGGGAACACCATTTATAAATATTGTTCCTTCATTAAATGTAAAAGACGGTGAAAAAATTGTTTCAATGTTACCTATTAATTCTTATGATGAGGAAAGTTACTTGTTTACAACAACTAAATTTGGCGTAATTAAGAAAACATCGTTAAGTCAATATGAAAGAATTAACTCAAATGGTAAATATGCATTTAACTTAAGAGAAGGTGATGAATTAATAAGAGCTATTGTCGTAAATGATAATGATTTAATTCTTTTGGCTAACAATAAAGATAGAATAATTAAATTCCAATCAACTGATTTTAGACCAATAAGTAGAACTGCAACTGGTGTTAAAGGTATGACTTTAGAAGAAAATCAAGAAGTTATGTCAGCCTCAACATCTGGTGAAGGTGAACTAATTCTTACTATAGGACGTAAAGGATTTGGAAAACTTACTCATCATGATTTATTTAGATTAATTAAGCGTGGTGGTAAAGGTGTTAAAGGAATTAATGCTAAATCTGCTGGAGATTTGGTGTTTGCTAGATTTGTAAATCCTCAAGATGAATTATTATTAATTACAACAAGCGGTTTAACAATAAGAACAGCAATTAGTCAAATCAGTCAAACAGGACGTGCTGCTAAAGGTGTAAAGATAATTAATCTTAAAAAAGATGAAACTATCCAAGCTGTTGAAGTTATTAAAATCGATGAAAAAACAGACTTAGAAGCAACATTAGCTGCTACACAAGTTATTGAAAACATTAAACAACAAACACAAGAAATAAATATAAAAGATCTTTCAAAAGATGATAATGATGATATTGAAGAAGACAATGACGAACTATAATATTAGGTAATTTATAAATGGAGAACTGATGGATAAAGAAGTTGTATTAAATACAAAAAATAATTTGATTGTTTTGCCGAGATCAATAATGCTCGACAGTGTTGATGCAAAAAAAGACATCAGTTTTTCTTTGTCAATTTTGGCTCAATCAATTTCTAAAGTTATTGAACCAGTTGAAAAGATTCTTGTATCATTCCAAGGAGATATAATTGATGAAAAATATAAACTTATTCTTTTTTCTGCTTTATCAAAGAAAGGCAAAATATATGAATATAGTTACTATGAAAGCATACCTTTAGTAGTTGATGAATACCTCCTAAAAAAAGAAAAATATAATACATTGTTAAAAATTGTTTATGATAAAAATAATTTCTTAGAAATTTCAATTTTTGATTCAAATATGATGTTGAAAAAGGAATTATTTGAAAATGTTAAAGAAGAATATTTATCACTGAATGAATATACAGTTCCAACTAGTTTGGAAACTGAAAAAATAAATCTATCTGAATACATTAAAGAACTTGCTTCAACAGATGAAATGCTAAAGGCTTTTAAAAATTTAAGACACAAGTATAAAACAAGTTCTCTATTTAAAATTGATGATAGTATAGGCAATGTTTTAATGAAAGAAGCAATAAACAATTCTAAAAACAATGCTTTATTTTATAAAAAAAATAAGTTTAAAAACCCCCTAAATATTAAATTACTCACTAAGATTTTTAAAACCCATTTTTCAAACAATTTAAAGGTTTCTAATTTATTTTTAATTGATAAATTTGATAATATAAATTTAAGTTTTTTAATTGATAATAAATATAAATGACTAAATTCTAATGAATTAGCTGCTTTATATTTAGATTTTTTATTAGAAGAATTAAAAAGAAATAAAGTGGATATTTCTGGTTCATTTGTTATCTTGCCACAAAATGCACCGCTTGGTTTATTTGAACTATTAAAGTCATATAAAATTAAGCAAATTTTTTATGACGATAATAATTTTGATGAGATGATAAGAAAAGAAAATTGTATTTTTGCTTATACTGACAAAAGTTTTTATCCTAATCCAATTTATTCAAAAGTTGTCAATAATTATTATTTTATTTTTACAATAATTTGGATGTTAAATGCTTATAAAAATAGAAATAACATTCTCACTTATAAGTATAAGAACCATAATGAAATTTTTGGCAAAATTATCACAAAACATGTAAACCAAAAATTTAATAAATCTAACTTAGATTTACTAATTAAATACATTTCAAATAATTATAAAAACATTAAATATAGTCAGTTTGATCTAATTAATGTCTATAAAACTTGAAATAATAATAAGTTAGTACTTTTAAAACTTATTTCAAACAATAAGCACCAGTTAATTATTTCTTTTGATCCTAAGAATAACCAATTGCATTTTGAATATCAATTATGTAAAGAATATCAAAATACAATTAGCAATAATGTTTTTATTAGTTATATAAAGCAAAGATTTTTCATTTTTAAATTAATGAAGGGTTTTAAAAGATTTAAAAATAAAGTAAATGAAGATATCAAAGAAAATGAAAAAAAATAAATTTAGTTATTATCGTTATGTTTAAAATGGCCTTATATATAACGATATTTTTTCATTAATTTTCTTGTTTTTTGAAACAATTACCCTACATCATAGGAGACAAAAATGAAAAAAATTATTTTTTAAACTCAAAAGTCTATTAAAAGATAAACCAGAAGAATTTAATGGAATAATTGGATTTGTTTGCGAATATTCTAAAGATAAAAATATTAAAAAAAACATGAAAAAATATTAGTAGTAAATGTAGGAAGTAGTTCATTAAAATGAGCATTTTATTCAGAAAATAAATTAGAACAATTATCAAGTGGACTTTGTGAGAGAATTAATCTTGATGGTCGTATCATTTTAAAATTTGATGGCCAAAAAATTATTGAAGATGTAAATCTTCCAAATCACTCTGAGGCAGTTAAAAATCTGATTAGGCTTTGAAAAGAACACGGCTTAATTAAAGATGTAAATGAAATTGAAGGAATTAGATAAAAAGATAGAAAATAATAAATTACTTATTGAAAACTTAAGAAAATAACTTATAACTTAAAGACATCCTAAATATAGATACTGTGTTATTAGAATTTTAGAAATCACACAAGATAATGAACAAGTAGCATAATCAGTTGCTTTAATTTTAAAAGTTATAACAAGAAAATAATAAGGTGATAATATGCGTATTAGAATTTTTGAAAGAAAAAAATATTAAAAACTGTTACAAATTTTATTATGCCGATAGTTATGAAAATAAAAATGATGTTGGTGTCAAAGGTGTTATTAAGAGAATTAAAATTATTGGAGGACTAACATTAGAAAATTGAAATATTTATGAGGGAAAAGTGGTTATGTCGTTTCTATAAAAAAAGAAGAGAATATAGGGACATTTAAGATAGATTTATCTAATGTTAAAACATTGAATGATATTTCAAACGATAAGAAAAAAGAATTAAAAAACTTTTTGAATAAAGCAAAAAGTAAATATGGAGAAAAATTAGGATTTTGATATGACAAAGATAACAAAGAGATTGTGTTAGATATAGTAGTTGTATTGGGTGATTTTGAAAGAGGCTATTATTATGACGAAAAAATATAATCAAGATGTTTAAATCTTCAAAGTCTATTTGATTTGAATCAAACATTAATTAGAAAATTAAATGTGTCTATGCTAAATAATTTAAAAATTTTATTAGGGCTTAATTGCACAAAACTCAATGAACTTGATTTATTAAAAAATAAAAAACTAATTTATTTGCATGGCTTTAGCGGCATAAATTTAAGTAAGCTTAATCTAGAAAATAATTTTGATTTTTTTGCTATGAAAGATTTTAGAATACCTTAATAAAAGAAAGACGAGAAACTAAGTACGAATATTTTGAATCATTTTTATCAGAATATATTTCAGCTAAAGGCGAAAATTACTATTTTATAGTAGATAAATAAAAATTTACATCGGTTTTTAACGGTGATAGTAGGTTAATTTAAGTAAAAAATATTACTTCATTTTTTAAGTTATTGTTATAAAATACAAAAGCATATATTACAGCAGGTATTCATACCCAGCACTAATAACATTTTCATTTCATAAGAGTTGAAAGTAGGAAAGCTGATTAATCCAAAATCATTAAAATGTTATTAACTGTCTAGGGAATACCCCTTTTACTGTTATATGCAGAAAGAG
It encodes the following:
- a CDS encoding ABC transporter ATP-binding protein, with protein sequence MTSRFEDKEFSNHVSYSKLFPETIKINVAHHPKNLLEVRKDQKNNVWRNIKDFWTNLFIKTKRLFSGKKNDTTVDIDEYINNARVESVLGEDLRVAAEIEDIYLTFKNPANPKEKNLVLRGPSLKIYEGKVHAIIGESGSGKSVITSLLYGLTGNNSIIETGKVKLYGLEVQSYNLFNWEKSKLRGRVVSAVFQNPMSILDPTMKVGKQIMEGMLINKIVKTKKEAFEESIKYLELTKINNPREVMNLYPHELSGGMIQRIAIAAIVSLRPKILVMDEPTTALDPTVQALVLDIIRELQEKFKIAIVFITHDLGVVASIADFINIMYAGQIIESGTREEVLIHPQHPYTWGLISSMPDYNQKEKLEVIRGSVPSSLNYIQGDSFAVRNNYALGRDFTQEADMYQISSTHIVKSALLDKQAPFYEPPKLIQNLWKRYFNRLEQVHGKNFFEDLNSQNYIFWKNEVEKHNVELELSGVVDLADSESSNEIKQSFTEEEINEYKHEQDKNNESKEEK
- a CDS encoding NCS2 family permease, producing the protein MEQETSIDLNQNKQNGDNLNDNKNKKQSSFVKKIDKFFKISERKSNIKTELISGLITFLAMSYILIANPNILSDPHGANMKYGAAFLATALSAFLGTMLMGLFGKLPLGLAPGMGVNAFFSYTVAAKWGYSAEQALGICILSGLLFLIISLTPIRKTIIKAIPKDLKLAIGAGIGLFIAFIGLQNSGIIVPNGPTDTFTANNITVDPGKTIHLAGPGTLVFQGTPSVTLGNLASPLALLALGGILLSIILYARKIKFNFIISILVTATVGAIINYSYYGINGSFIDNFPKFDFNGQFKYSELGSFKDIVGKGFVSIFTDGKSFWKISILPAIITFLFLDLFDTLGTFVGVANPLGLINKDGELEGADRALMSDSIATIGGAVLGTPVVTTFIESSAGIEYGGKTGLSSIMISFLFALSIPLFPLFAIFATSPAVTAMVLFTLGIMMMSQLKYINWDDISIAASTFTIIIFMLLTFSISNGIAFGFIVYVTMKFVQGKFKDIHPMLYGLFFVFIGYLTIIQFYS
- the lpdA gene encoding dihydrolipoyl dehydrogenase: MTEKFKAFADNGIEYKGQIEEEFDVIVVGSGPGGYLAAEEAGKSGLKTLIIEKEFWGGVCLNVGCIPTKALLASTATLENIINAAGFGIIGNFDKLNIDYDQTWIKMHERKKGITTKISGSVKMLMKASKCKILEAEAKFVGSHEVEVEGKVYRGKNIIMAMGSLDRKLDMLPGFKESYNDENALTSKEAINYGEKRPSSITIVGGGVIGVEFAQVFASVGTKVTIIQNMDRLLPGIDLDIAKEIAKKLTAAGVEIIFNASSTEINSKKELVYKVNDEVKTVKSDVYLIAVGRVPVSEGLEQTGVIIGQRKEVVVDEQMKTNVKGVYAIGDLTGKAMLAHVAYNHALIAVQNILGNKKPKFTNTKPIPGCIYTHPEIAFVGMTEEKAKEAGKDVFTSKYLFGYLGKAIASQHTDGFAKLVVDKDNGQILGAHFIGANSTDYIAELTLAIEKNMTVDDLTYSIHPHPTYSEIVWECARSASLKLHQLKK
- the gyrA gene encoding DNA gyrase subunit A; amino-acid sequence: MAKSNKKNNNKEPIIIDENNELNEELNEDFIPEDELFVAFKPVEETNDHDDEEEEEIPQNKAEYQVQSQILEEPLNGIKPIVVQNEMKNSFLEYAMSVIVSRALPDARDGLKPVHRRILYDMSELNITHTSQHRKSARIVGDVLGKYHPHGDSSVYEAMVRMAQDFSMRYPLVDGHGNFGSIDGDEAAAMRYTEARMSKVASEMLDGIKKDTVTFVDNYDGSEQEPSVLPSRFPNLLVSGGSGIAVGMATNIPPHNLGEAIDATIALARNPEITIDELMEYIPGPDFPTGATILGINGIKDAYKTGKGSIPVRSVARIEELKSGKSKIIVTEIPYEIKKTAIIEKIAELVKDKSIEGIADLRDESSREGIRIVIDVKRNVNPHILLNKLYRQTNLQVNFNANMVALVNGEPKMLNLKSALEVYLKHQEDVVTRRLQFDLKKAEDRLHILEGLKIAVENIDEVIKIIKSSKSDADAQANLAKRFDLTEKQTKAIVDMRLGRLTGLAIDNMLEEMANLTTEIARIKDILSHHDKLIDLIVEELTEVKNKYNDKRRTAIDEDAHGNITDEDMIPERDVVITTSSNGYVKRMDLEEYKMQRRGGVGMNTMKTYNDDDIANILTTSTHTDLLLFSNQARVYRIRAHEIPELSRQSKGTPFINIVPSLNVKDGEKIVSMLPINSYDEESYLFTTTKFGVIKKTSLSQYERINSNGKYAFNLREGDELIRAIVVNDNDLILLANNKDRIIKFQSTDFRPISRTATGVKGMTLEENQEVMSASTSGEGELILTIGRKGFGKLTHHDLFRLIKRGGKGVKGINAKSAGDLVFARFVNPQDELLLITTSGLTIRTAISQISQTGRAAKGVKIINLKKDETIQAVEVIKIDEKTDLEATLAATQVIENIKQQTQEINIKDLSKDDNDDIEEDNDEL
- a CDS encoding ABC transporter ATP-binding protein; its protein translation is MNENKQEYYCEKGKFNKKICRPIRKGVHEMLDSSSKKKIVEIRNLDIEYGFGAKKYTAIKDMNLNIYEGEVLGLVGESGSGKTTTGRAIIGLVPHNFGYIKILDRVIPKNIDKVHFGKYKKETIDFMVNKVQMIFQDPTNSLNPFKNVEQVIGEGLTNLKSSKDIYLSNIDQDTYLEINKKINEIDSKNPLTNNVWKDIRDNEKTTKDLYDFVNVKTLDILNERVKQNSQYQEIINFVSERKQFRDEESKLNEKQCKRKLIVDILSQVGLDETVLSRFPLEFSGGQQQRVGICRSVVLQPKLLIADEPISALDVSIQAQVINIFNELKERYHLTILFIAHDLRMVEYISDRIAVLNKGTLLEIGPTHEIMHNAHHPYTRSLLEAVPSIESKKGSLIGYVYDANMHNYSQEVQPSWQKINDEHFVLATDEEFKEFKKQAKLNNK